Proteins from a genomic interval of Microbacterium abyssi:
- a CDS encoding ABC transporter permease: MTTTQARENRPPATARLLQLRELQQRRSPRTDFAIRRIGRLIVSLLVVILAAFFLIHFVPGDPVRAALGPTAPVSLVESTRADLGLDKSVPQQLLDYLGGLLRGDLGTSIQSGLSVTGTIVSRFPTTLSLAALGFAVAVIGALPIGMGAALLARTGRGRAANSGISGLLGVLIAVPDFLLSVGLIALFSMWLGLFPPAGWGDIDNAVLPVLGLALGPMAYLARIVQVEMIRVLDSTYIATARAKRLPQRLILLRHALPNIITATLTVGGLLLSGLVAGTVIIETVFAIPGTGSTLVSAVGTKDYPMVQGMVLVYATMVLAVNLVVDLILITIDPRTTIAEG, translated from the coding sequence ATGACCACGACACAGGCTCGAGAGAACCGGCCGCCGGCGACGGCGCGACTGCTTCAGCTGCGAGAGCTGCAGCAGCGGCGATCGCCGCGCACCGATTTCGCCATCCGAAGGATCGGGCGATTGATCGTGAGCCTGCTCGTCGTGATCCTCGCGGCCTTCTTCCTCATCCATTTCGTGCCGGGCGATCCGGTCCGCGCGGCTCTCGGCCCGACCGCTCCGGTGAGCCTGGTCGAGAGCACCCGCGCAGACCTCGGGCTCGACAAGTCCGTCCCGCAGCAGCTCCTCGACTATCTCGGGGGTCTGCTGCGGGGCGACCTCGGCACCTCGATCCAGTCCGGGCTGTCGGTCACCGGCACGATCGTGTCTCGCTTCCCCACGACACTCAGCCTCGCAGCCCTCGGCTTCGCCGTCGCGGTGATCGGCGCGCTCCCGATCGGCATGGGCGCCGCTCTGCTGGCGAGGACGGGGCGAGGGCGAGCCGCGAACAGCGGCATATCGGGGTTGCTGGGCGTGCTGATCGCCGTGCCCGACTTCCTGCTCTCGGTCGGCCTGATCGCCCTGTTCAGCATGTGGCTGGGGCTGTTCCCGCCGGCCGGCTGGGGCGACATCGACAACGCCGTCCTGCCAGTGCTCGGTCTCGCTCTCGGCCCGATGGCGTACCTGGCGCGGATCGTGCAGGTCGAGATGATCCGCGTCCTGGATTCGACGTACATCGCCACAGCCCGTGCGAAGCGTCTGCCCCAGCGACTGATCCTGCTGCGACATGCCCTGCCGAACATCATCACGGCGACGCTGACGGTCGGCGGGCTCCTGCTGTCCGGCCTGGTGGCGGGAACGGTCATCATCGAGACCGTGTTCGCCATCCCCGGGACCGGCAGCACGCTGGTCTCGGCGGTCGGCACCAAGGACTATCCGATGGTGCAGGGCATGGTGCTCGTCTACGCGACGATGGTGCTCGCCGTGAACCTCGTCGTCGATCTGATCCTCATCACGATCGATCCGCGCACCACGATCGCAGAAGGGTGA